The Paraburkholderia sp. ZP32-5 genome includes a window with the following:
- a CDS encoding type VI secretion system protein, translating to MLTSNLFLLSIAVLTLVVCVVLGAVLYFALHGANKPAAGADRKIVRLRSDSLRSAFREAVELIEGNIASRGERYNIPWIMVLGEGEDPRPLPIAQAGVASVLSAEAASPAATQGISWNFFDRGIVVDIKAAYLGSPEDDGDEKPWDEFLGLCRNYRPQRPFDSVVITVPAAMLLADDTDAQLELVRHAKLAHRRLWLAQNRFAMRFAVYVVVTGCESLTGFAPFARALPETLRSSMLGWSSPYDLSTTYSSDWVDTAMRGIMRSVSDASAELFALDAGQVDARELLLLPSRIEAMGAQLQRYVDELLRASAYHEPFFFRGIYLTGDSSEFAQWSAAQGNGAMHDPFAVPGADVGAAADPLAADAAWPAPAGNDPDGRREPGGSVNELMLQPAFLRDLFEKKIFSEYGLTRPSRSQYLARPMMSRALRWGGIALLGGWGIGLVVATVQLSHRNGELVAALGTLHRNAQDRAMAAQQGQDLPAEWYRRNALSLIAMNQNLKTGSGWAVFMPGSWSVFDDLNVRVKERFEREFGEIAVAALTREMYARVSQLSGESRDPSTGQLIIGDDCTAPAMARGDAPGAASLSIDDLPQMRALQQYVGSVDQLDAALQALQRLQTPSRDNADALRLVVRYALGAELQGNVAGTLPYFYRNQDVRGMLAANAAGSVNLPVIQQALRCTFDKGAQQVNSALFVNNPLLAAERSIIGHLNDLSTGNGSAANFSQLSGNSRAIVAGIDAQRDLLASGKGGWLRQAQFTPGPVYERTLTRAAQNRLLGPDLASQVRERDDTAFRAFRTEFALHVDAPDSGLVWLDKDARYAVSPGRQALRDGLSNLLGQPFMTAPRDRSLPALTQGSTIVWDRAQLDAALALGDVRKRFITEGLTNMPATVRPSIEQALNVQFAQLILDQTAAAAAVTPSSGDTDSAAFDASRARLVRIQALLTEMNASAQVEELNGLMSRDALAHLRFVDDALTQSELYATRESVSYDGARGARSPVLAAFGVADAGALAAYLDQQSARALSLGKDASVFLSALDATDAASPLAQRWQAITRDLERYRLKNPNSSLLRLEQFVMTVSGDPGVGNCMAKFGGRPASNGADDFFAALHARLYDRLLSRCSQSYVSDLRQQWDGFAAAFNQNLAGRSPFSGANMIRVATNRAEPGSADFGEVGQVLKRYAAVSETFHLAHAGAGSQNPLTSAAVRKFVDNFDQVKTLLSPLYLGDDGAPTGYDVSIEFRANRDAEVAANQVIDWTLSIGAQSVSMSDAPRALHWDYGTPVTLVLRFAKNSPLTALNDPQQRALSTDGRTLTWQFSDPWALLSFISRQRVADSSLRGDSASQLLALEFPLGTVSPADLSLLPKQARGRAFVRVTLMPAGKKTPLPWPGSFPARAPDWTSL from the coding sequence ATGTTGACGAGCAATCTGTTCCTGCTGTCGATCGCGGTGCTGACGCTGGTCGTTTGCGTCGTGCTCGGCGCCGTGCTGTATTTCGCGCTGCATGGCGCGAACAAGCCGGCCGCCGGCGCCGATCGCAAGATCGTGCGGTTGCGCTCCGATTCGCTGCGCAGCGCGTTTCGCGAGGCGGTCGAGCTGATCGAAGGCAACATCGCGTCGCGCGGCGAGCGCTACAACATTCCGTGGATCATGGTGCTCGGCGAAGGAGAGGACCCGCGTCCGCTGCCGATCGCGCAGGCCGGCGTCGCGAGCGTGCTGAGCGCCGAGGCGGCGAGCCCGGCGGCCACTCAGGGCATCTCGTGGAATTTCTTCGATCGCGGCATCGTCGTCGATATCAAGGCGGCCTATCTGGGTTCGCCGGAAGACGACGGTGACGAGAAGCCATGGGACGAGTTTCTGGGCCTGTGCCGCAACTACCGTCCGCAGCGGCCGTTCGACTCGGTCGTGATCACGGTGCCGGCCGCGATGTTGCTCGCCGACGACACCGATGCGCAACTCGAACTGGTGCGGCACGCGAAGCTCGCGCACCGGCGCCTGTGGCTCGCGCAGAACCGCTTCGCGATGCGCTTCGCCGTGTATGTGGTCGTGACCGGCTGCGAGTCGCTGACGGGCTTCGCGCCGTTCGCGCGCGCATTGCCGGAGACGTTGCGTTCGAGCATGCTCGGCTGGTCGTCGCCGTACGATCTGTCGACCACGTATTCGTCCGATTGGGTCGACACCGCGATGCGCGGCATCATGCGTTCGGTGTCCGATGCGAGCGCCGAGCTGTTCGCACTCGACGCGGGCCAGGTCGACGCGCGCGAGTTGCTGCTGTTGCCGTCGCGCATCGAGGCGATGGGCGCGCAACTGCAACGCTATGTCGACGAACTGCTGCGCGCGAGCGCGTATCACGAGCCGTTTTTCTTCCGCGGCATCTATCTGACCGGCGACAGCAGCGAGTTCGCGCAATGGAGCGCGGCGCAGGGCAATGGGGCGATGCACGACCCGTTCGCCGTGCCGGGCGCTGACGTGGGCGCGGCGGCGGACCCGCTCGCGGCCGATGCCGCGTGGCCGGCGCCCGCTGGCAATGACCCGGACGGCCGGCGCGAGCCGGGCGGCTCGGTCAATGAACTGATGCTGCAGCCGGCCTTCCTGCGCGATCTGTTCGAAAAGAAGATCTTCTCCGAATACGGTCTGACGCGGCCGTCGCGCTCGCAATATCTGGCGCGCCCGATGATGAGCCGCGCGCTGCGCTGGGGCGGCATCGCGCTGCTGGGCGGCTGGGGCATCGGGCTCGTCGTCGCAACGGTGCAGTTGAGTCATCGCAACGGCGAACTGGTCGCAGCGCTCGGCACGCTGCACCGTAACGCGCAGGATCGCGCGATGGCCGCGCAGCAGGGCCAGGATTTGCCGGCGGAATGGTATCGCCGCAATGCGCTGTCGCTGATCGCGATGAATCAGAACCTGAAAACGGGCAGCGGCTGGGCGGTGTTCATGCCGGGTTCGTGGAGCGTGTTCGACGATCTGAACGTGCGCGTGAAGGAGCGCTTCGAGCGCGAATTCGGCGAGATCGCGGTGGCCGCGCTGACGCGCGAGATGTATGCGCGCGTCAGTCAGCTAAGCGGCGAAAGCCGCGACCCGAGCACCGGCCAGCTGATCATCGGCGACGATTGCACCGCGCCGGCGATGGCGCGTGGCGATGCGCCAGGCGCCGCGAGTCTGTCGATCGACGATCTGCCGCAGATGCGCGCGTTGCAGCAATACGTCGGTTCGGTCGATCAGCTCGATGCCGCGCTGCAGGCGCTGCAGCGTCTGCAAACGCCGTCGCGCGACAACGCCGACGCGCTGCGGCTGGTCGTGCGTTACGCGCTCGGTGCCGAATTGCAGGGCAACGTGGCGGGCACCTTGCCGTACTTCTATCGCAATCAGGATGTGCGCGGCATGCTGGCGGCCAACGCCGCCGGCAGCGTCAATTTGCCGGTGATCCAGCAGGCGCTGCGCTGCACGTTCGACAAGGGCGCGCAGCAGGTGAATAGCGCGTTGTTCGTGAACAACCCGCTGCTCGCGGCCGAGCGCTCGATCATCGGGCATCTGAACGATCTGTCGACCGGCAACGGCAGCGCGGCGAATTTCTCGCAACTGAGTGGCAACTCGCGCGCGATCGTCGCGGGTATCGATGCGCAGCGCGATCTGCTCGCGTCGGGCAAGGGCGGCTGGCTGCGTCAGGCGCAGTTCACGCCGGGGCCGGTGTATGAGCGCACGCTGACGCGCGCCGCGCAGAACCGGCTGCTCGGGCCCGATCTCGCGTCGCAGGTGCGCGAGCGCGACGACACCGCATTCCGCGCGTTCCGCACCGAGTTCGCGCTGCATGTCGACGCGCCGGATAGCGGCCTCGTGTGGCTCGACAAGGACGCCCGCTATGCGGTGTCGCCGGGCCGTCAGGCGCTGCGCGACGGACTGTCAAATCTGCTCGGCCAGCCGTTCATGACCGCACCGCGCGACCGCTCGCTGCCGGCGCTGACGCAAGGCTCGACGATCGTCTGGGATCGCGCGCAACTCGATGCGGCGCTCGCGCTCGGCGACGTGCGCAAGCGCTTCATCACCGAAGGGCTGACGAACATGCCGGCAACCGTGCGGCCGTCGATCGAACAGGCGCTCAACGTGCAGTTCGCGCAGCTGATCCTCGATCAGACCGCGGCGGCCGCGGCCGTCACGCCGTCCTCGGGCGATACCGACAGCGCCGCGTTCGACGCATCGCGCGCGCGGCTCGTCAGGATTCAGGCGCTGCTGACGGAAATGAACGCGAGCGCGCAAGTGGAGGAGCTGAACGGCCTGATGTCGCGCGACGCGCTCGCGCATCTGCGCTTCGTCGACGATGCGCTCACGCAGTCCGAGCTGTATGCGACACGCGAAAGCGTGTCGTACGACGGCGCGCGCGGTGCGCGCTCGCCGGTGCTGGCCGCATTCGGCGTCGCCGATGCCGGCGCGCTCGCGGCTTATCTCGACCAGCAGTCGGCACGCGCGCTGTCGCTCGGCAAGGACGCGTCGGTGTTTCTGAGCGCGCTCGACGCGACCGACGCCGCGTCGCCGCTCGCGCAGCGCTGGCAGGCGATCACGCGCGATCTCGAACGCTATCGGCTGAAAAATCCGAACAGCAGCCTGCTGCGGCTCGAACAGTTCGTGATGACGGTGTCGGGCGATCCGGGCGTCGGCAACTGCATGGCGAAGTTTGGCGGCCGGCCCGCATCGAACGGCGCCGACGACTTCTTCGCGGCCTTGCATGCGCGGCTGTACGACCGTCTGCTGTCGCGTTGCAGCCAGAGCTATGTGTCCGACCTGCGCCAGCAGTGGGACGGCTTCGCGGCGGCGTTCAACCAGAACCTCGCGGGACGCAGCCCGTTTAGCGGCGCGAACATGATCCGCGTCGCGACGAATCGTGCCGAACCGGGTTCGGCGGATTTCGGCGAGGTCGGTCAGGTGCTCAAGCGCTATGCGGCGGTGTCCGAGACGTTCCATCTGGCGCACGCGGGCGCGGGCAGCCAGAACCCGCTGACGAGCGCCGCGGTGCGCAAGTTCGTCGACAACTTCGATCAGGTGAAGACGCTGCTGTCGCCGCTCTATCTGGGCGACGATGGCGCGCCGACCGGCTATGACGTGAGCATCGAGTTCCGCGCCAATCGCGATGCCGAAGTGGCCGCGAATCAGGTGATCGACTGGACGCTGTCGATCGGCGCGCAAAGCGTGTCGATGTCCGACGCGCCGCGCGCGCTGCATTGGGATTACGGCACGCCGGTCACGCTGGTGCTGCGCTTCGCGAAGAACTCGCCGCTGACCGCGCTGAACGATCCGCAGCAGCGCGCGCTGTCCACCGACGGCCGCACGCTGACGTGGCAATTCTCTGACCCGTGGGCGCTGCTGTCGTTTATCAGCCGCCAGCGTGTGGCGGATTCGAGCCTGCGCGGCGACAGCGCGTCGCAACTGCTCGCGCTCGAATTCCCGCTCGGCACCGTGAGCCCGGCCGATCTGTCACTGTTGCCGAAGCAGGCGCGCGGCCGCGCGTTCGTGCGCGTCACGCTGATGCCGGCCGGCAAGAAGACCCCGCTGCCGTGGCCTGGCAGCTTCCCGGCGCGCGCGCCGGACTGGACCTCGCTATGA
- a CDS encoding DotU family type IV/VI secretion system protein — protein sequence MARNRPPESEEDDLITEQFRIFLDELVKAQSRYADETATDPDVAAQGMSRHLLNLIEVQTLESRRDSTRFEMENVADARYLKTVLADEILLNTPWCGRERWTAYLLESTLFRTNVAGDLVFTRIEQLLSDREPSRRNVARLYLFALAMGFQGRFRGADAETRLRGYREELYEFVYQRRPDLGGRDRVLADAAYANTLSHVAPRKLPTVSRWTMIFLLAAVSLLAISEVLWLWQSWPVREALSADPVTGVSR from the coding sequence ATGGCACGCAATCGACCCCCCGAATCCGAGGAAGACGACCTCATCACCGAGCAGTTCCGGATCTTTCTCGATGAGCTCGTGAAGGCGCAGTCGCGCTATGCCGACGAGACCGCCACGGACCCGGACGTCGCCGCGCAGGGCATGAGCCGTCATCTGCTGAACCTGATCGAAGTGCAGACGCTCGAATCGCGCCGCGACAGCACGCGCTTCGAAATGGAAAACGTCGCCGACGCGCGCTACCTGAAAACCGTGCTCGCCGATGAAATCCTGCTGAACACGCCGTGGTGCGGCCGCGAGCGCTGGACCGCGTATCTGCTCGAATCGACGCTGTTTCGCACCAACGTCGCCGGTGACCTCGTCTTTACGCGCATCGAGCAGTTGCTGTCGGATCGCGAACCGTCGCGCCGCAATGTCGCGCGGTTGTATCTGTTCGCGCTGGCGATGGGCTTTCAGGGCCGTTTTCGCGGCGCCGACGCGGAAACGCGGCTGCGCGGCTATCGCGAAGAACTGTACGAGTTCGTCTATCAGCGCCGCCCGGACCTCGGCGGGCGCGACCGCGTGCTGGCCGATGCCGCGTACGCGAACACGCTGTCGCACGTCGCGCCGCGCAAGCTGCCGACCGTCAGCCGCTGGACGATGATTTTCCTGCTCGCGGCGGTCTCGCTGCTGGCGATTTCCGAGGTGCTATGGCTGTGGCAATCGTGGCCGGTGCGCGAGGCGTTGTCCGCCGATCCCGTCACGGGGGTGAGCCGGTGA
- the tssK gene encoding type VI secretion system baseplate subunit TssK, whose amino-acid sequence MFNPGNAALNAVTNAVTDRVEWFEGMLLSPQHFQLMSARVDSLVAWQTLAAAPFSWGVRRLVLDNGLLPTGLVRILALDAIMPDGTAVSYAAEAAEHGRLELSLEPFAEQLAKGPLDFYLVLPVTATMRRDAQVKRFRSAAGAPVEDEVSDAPAAEIARLLPNLSLAAGELPSAMHVHLRLGSVYRDNEVVRLGDTLPPLLEIARDNPLWSAVASLLGQLRGKAAFVARQTANPSSKVDDRLTQLELKDRLRSLLSALPLAEATLRTPHLHPLALFWSLASLSGALATIKPGGLPPVPPDYDHADPLAVFTPMLRSLREAVSEVSEDYREHKFEFRHGAFEITLLPDWIGERLIVGLRGQSERDLLAWMDGAVIGSQSVYASLRARRVLGATRRGVDYAEELGLRSGSGYLLFEIAAEAALVHASEPLVIGNPNEGASAQRPQEMLLFVKG is encoded by the coding sequence ATGTTTAATCCGGGCAATGCGGCACTGAATGCCGTGACGAATGCGGTCACCGATCGCGTCGAATGGTTCGAGGGCATGCTGCTGTCGCCGCAGCATTTCCAGTTGATGTCCGCGCGCGTCGATTCGCTGGTCGCCTGGCAGACGTTGGCCGCCGCGCCGTTCAGTTGGGGCGTGCGGCGCCTCGTACTCGACAATGGCCTGCTGCCGACCGGGCTCGTGCGCATTCTCGCGCTCGACGCGATCATGCCGGACGGCACCGCGGTGTCTTATGCGGCCGAAGCGGCCGAGCACGGGCGGCTCGAACTGTCGCTGGAGCCGTTTGCCGAGCAGCTCGCTAAAGGGCCACTCGATTTCTATCTGGTGCTGCCGGTCACGGCGACGATGCGCCGCGACGCGCAGGTCAAACGCTTCCGCTCGGCGGCGGGCGCGCCGGTCGAAGACGAAGTGTCCGATGCGCCGGCCGCCGAGATTGCGCGCCTGCTGCCGAATCTGTCGCTGGCCGCGGGCGAATTGCCGTCAGCGATGCACGTGCATCTGCGGCTCGGCTCGGTGTATCGCGACAACGAAGTGGTGCGCCTTGGCGATACGCTGCCGCCGCTGCTCGAAATCGCTCGCGACAATCCGCTATGGAGCGCGGTCGCGTCGCTGCTCGGGCAACTGCGCGGCAAGGCCGCGTTCGTCGCGCGGCAGACCGCCAATCCGTCGTCGAAAGTCGACGACCGGCTCACTCAGCTCGAATTGAAAGACCGCCTGCGCAGCTTGCTGTCCGCGTTGCCGCTCGCTGAAGCGACGCTGCGCACGCCGCATCTGCATCCGCTCGCGCTGTTCTGGTCGCTCGCGTCGCTGAGCGGCGCGCTCGCGACGATCAAGCCGGGCGGCCTGCCGCCGGTGCCGCCCGATTACGACCATGCGGATCCGCTCGCGGTGTTCACACCGATGTTGCGCTCGCTGCGCGAAGCGGTGTCCGAAGTCAGCGAAGACTATCGCGAGCACAAGTTCGAGTTCCGTCACGGCGCGTTCGAAATCACGCTGCTGCCGGACTGGATCGGCGAGCGTCTGATCGTCGGTCTGCGCGGTCAGTCCGAACGCGATCTGCTCGCGTGGATGGACGGCGCGGTGATCGGTTCGCAGTCCGTCTATGCCTCGCTGCGCGCGCGCCGCGTGCTGGGTGCGACGCGCCGCGGTGTCGATTACGCGGAAGAACTCGGGCTTCGTTCGGGCTCCGGCTATCTGCTGTTCGAAATCGCCGCCGAAGCGGCGCTCGTGCATGCAAGCGAACCGCTGGTCATTGGCAACCCGAACGAAGGCGCGAGTGCGCAACGGCCGCAGGAAATGCTGCTGTTCGTGAAGGGCTAA
- a CDS encoding dicarboxylate/amino acid:cation symporter codes for MKALQTFSQSPLGLLLCLAVGGLAGVFAAPAGAFAYFIGQLYLSVVNMAAVPLLVVATFFGLRQVLALPRPGVRVATIAGLAVGLVALCALGGTLAGVLMMPGQNLSAAAHAQLGELVLKSASDAEEMRITLFGPLSHAAASVSPYGVQDLFPDNFYRVLAQGRSLGILTGTILFGLAFATLSSERSQMLNNVFEGVYRALEVVIAHANLLIPVLAFGMSAHLTAHTERATLSAMGGFLLAFVAATALVGGAALIAIAARSTAPFGRVLQGLKAPLVVALSSGSATAPIPHTIESMSATLGFSRGVAELVVPFGSVFLRAGSALYFALATVFVANLYDRPLDAGDIALIGAASALAAFVSAGQNGVATVGYMGVVLSFLHLPVEAAGVLFVSIDLICEGPRNVLSLLTVCAVIALVSAGLPSEWLQSSADPHGEQGGAQVLSFTFTRAQLVLAAGCVVVAASLIVLMGIGVGAR; via the coding sequence ATGAAAGCGCTGCAAACTTTTTCGCAGAGTCCTCTCGGTTTGCTGCTGTGTCTGGCGGTAGGCGGGCTGGCCGGCGTGTTCGCCGCGCCGGCCGGTGCGTTTGCGTATTTCATCGGGCAGCTGTATCTGTCGGTCGTCAACATGGCGGCGGTGCCGCTGCTGGTGGTCGCGACGTTTTTCGGCTTGCGCCAGGTGCTGGCGTTGCCGCGCCCGGGCGTGCGTGTCGCGACGATCGCCGGTCTCGCTGTCGGGCTGGTCGCGCTGTGCGCGCTCGGCGGCACGCTGGCCGGCGTGCTGATGATGCCGGGGCAGAACCTGTCCGCCGCCGCGCATGCGCAACTCGGCGAACTGGTGCTGAAAAGCGCGAGCGATGCCGAGGAAATGCGTATCACGCTGTTCGGTCCGCTGTCGCACGCGGCCGCGAGTGTCAGCCCGTACGGCGTGCAGGATCTGTTTCCGGACAACTTCTACCGGGTGCTCGCGCAAGGCCGCTCGCTCGGCATCCTGACCGGCACGATCCTGTTCGGTCTGGCTTTCGCGACGCTGTCGAGCGAGCGCTCGCAGATGCTCAACAACGTGTTCGAAGGCGTGTACCGCGCGCTCGAAGTCGTGATCGCGCACGCGAACCTGCTGATTCCGGTGCTCGCGTTCGGCATGTCCGCGCATCTGACCGCGCATACCGAACGCGCGACGTTGAGCGCGATGGGCGGCTTTCTGCTGGCTTTCGTCGCGGCCACCGCGCTGGTCGGCGGCGCCGCGCTGATCGCGATCGCCGCGCGCAGCACCGCGCCGTTCGGACGCGTGCTGCAGGGCCTGAAGGCGCCATTGGTGGTTGCACTGAGTTCGGGCAGCGCGACCGCGCCGATCCCGCACACGATCGAATCGATGAGCGCGACGCTCGGCTTCAGCCGCGGTGTCGCCGAACTGGTGGTGCCGTTCGGTTCGGTGTTTTTGCGGGCCGGCTCCGCGCTGTATTTCGCACTCGCGACCGTGTTCGTCGCAAATCTGTACGACCGTCCGTTGGATGCGGGCGACATTGCGTTGATCGGAGCCGCGTCCGCACTGGCCGCATTCGTCTCCGCCGGGCAGAATGGCGTCGCCACGGTTGGCTACATGGGCGTCGTGCTGTCGTTTCTGCATTTGCCGGTCGAAGCGGCGGGCGTGCTGTTCGTGTCGATCGACCTGATCTGCGAAGGGCCGCGCAACGTGCTGAGCCTGTTGACCGTGTGCGCGGTGATCGCGCTGGTGTCGGCGGGGTTGCCGTCGGAGTGGCTGCAGTCGAGCGCCGATCCTCATGGCGAGCAGGGCGGTGCGCAGGTGCTGAGCTTCACGTTCACGCGCGCGCAACTGGTGCTCGCGGCGGGCTGCGTGGTCGTGGCGGCGTCACTGATCGTATTGATGGGCATTGGAGTTGGAGCGAGATGA
- a CDS encoding aspartate/glutamate racemase family protein: MALIGVLGGMGPLATVDFMGKVVQLTDASCDQQHLPMLVANLPHIADRSRAILGEGEDCLDGLLAGIDLLNRNDVGLITVPCNSAHHWYAQMRAHSRAPVLHIAEACVAAIPAGARRVAVLGTGGTMVSGFYQAALTERDIEPLVPDADMQQRIAASIHEVKAGALDAAGAHLAVVLDALAARGVTAAVMGCTEIPLAAQQLRDPPLKLIDSSLELARATVSFAIERGWNRPQ, from the coding sequence ATGGCACTTATCGGAGTCCTCGGCGGCATGGGGCCGCTTGCGACGGTCGACTTCATGGGCAAGGTCGTGCAGCTGACCGACGCCAGTTGCGACCAGCAGCATCTGCCGATGCTGGTCGCCAATCTGCCGCATATCGCCGACCGCTCGCGCGCGATTCTCGGCGAAGGCGAGGATTGCCTCGACGGTCTGCTCGCCGGTATCGATTTGCTGAACCGCAACGACGTCGGGCTCATCACGGTGCCATGCAATTCCGCGCATCACTGGTATGCGCAGATGCGCGCGCATAGCCGCGCGCCGGTGCTGCATATTGCCGAAGCCTGCGTGGCCGCGATACCCGCCGGCGCGCGCCGCGTCGCGGTGCTCGGCACCGGCGGCACGATGGTGTCGGGCTTCTATCAGGCGGCGCTCACCGAGCGCGATATCGAGCCGCTGGTGCCGGACGCGGACATGCAGCAGCGCATCGCCGCGAGCATCCACGAGGTGAAGGCGGGTGCGCTCGACGCGGCCGGCGCGCATCTGGCCGTGGTGCTCGACGCGCTCGCCGCGCGCGGTGTGACCGCGGCGGTGATGGGCTGCACCGAGATTCCGCTCGCCGCGCAGCAATTGCGCGATCCGCCGCTGAAGCTGATCGACAGTTCGCTGGAACTCGCGCGCGCGACCGTGTCGTTCGCGATCGAACGGGGCTGGAACAGGCCGCAATGA
- a CDS encoding dicarboxylate/amino acid:cation symporter, giving the protein MNSSRIYAFVLNPWVVIGSLAIGGTIGLLLPAEAQKLGFIGDIYVDLLKMTTLPFMISAVIFSLQRLFRDGGTSRLLMRVITVFLGASATVAVVGAIVVMALHPGKNLSTATMQTFGLMVGSDSSSSDTVMNLYGADLPQQSLSLSDVLTSLVPTNIFAALANGDALKALVFALLFGLAVGRVPERISAGLSQSLETIYHACQKLMHWLSYPLPLILICMSAAQLGKSGVGPLHAMLQFVIAFFVVSVLLLALAAAIIWKRSNHSLGKTLDALRAPFALALATRNSAACMPSMIESLVDGLGFARSRVELLVPLTISLLRVGPMVYYVSATLFIAQLYGRSLGVVEIVTVLLASVLAGFASAGMTGLVTVSLVGMTCAYLRLPFEAAFILFLAVDPLCDMLRTLILVIGNAAAVTLICPRPLKI; this is encoded by the coding sequence ATGAATTCCAGCAGGATCTATGCATTCGTTCTGAACCCGTGGGTGGTGATCGGCAGTCTCGCGATCGGCGGCACGATCGGTTTGTTGTTGCCCGCCGAGGCGCAGAAGCTCGGCTTTATCGGCGACATCTACGTCGATCTGCTGAAGATGACGACGCTGCCGTTCATGATCTCGGCGGTCATTTTCAGCTTGCAGCGGCTGTTTCGCGACGGCGGCACGTCGCGTCTGCTGATGCGCGTGATCACGGTGTTTCTCGGCGCGTCGGCGACCGTTGCGGTGGTCGGCGCGATCGTCGTGATGGCGCTGCATCCCGGCAAGAACCTGTCGACCGCGACGATGCAGACCTTCGGCCTGATGGTCGGCAGCGACTCGTCGTCGAGCGACACGGTGATGAACCTGTACGGCGCCGATCTGCCGCAGCAGTCGCTGAGCCTGTCCGACGTGCTGACGAGCCTCGTGCCGACCAACATCTTCGCCGCGCTGGCGAACGGCGATGCGCTGAAGGCGCTGGTGTTCGCGCTGCTGTTCGGCCTCGCGGTCGGCCGCGTGCCGGAGCGTATTTCGGCGGGCCTGAGCCAGTCGCTGGAAACCATCTATCACGCGTGCCAGAAGCTGATGCACTGGCTCAGCTATCCGCTGCCGCTGATCCTGATCTGCATGAGCGCCGCGCAGCTCGGCAAGTCGGGCGTCGGGCCGCTGCACGCGATGCTGCAATTCGTGATCGCGTTCTTCGTGGTCTCCGTGCTGTTGCTGGCGCTGGCCGCCGCGATCATCTGGAAGCGTTCGAACCACAGTCTCGGCAAGACGCTCGACGCGCTGCGCGCGCCGTTCGCGTTGGCGCTCGCCACGCGTAACAGCGCGGCCTGCATGCCGAGCATGATCGAAAGCCTCGTCGACGGGCTCGGCTTCGCGCGCTCGCGCGTCGAACTGCTGGTGCCGCTGACGATCTCGCTGCTGCGCGTCGGCCCGATGGTCTATTACGTCAGCGCGACGCTCTTTATCGCGCAACTGTACGGACGCTCGCTCGGCGTCGTCGAAATCGTCACGGTGCTGCTCGCGTCGGTGCTCGCGGGTTTCGCTTCGGCCGGCATGACCGGGCTCGTCACGGTGTCGCTTGTCGGCATGACCTGCGCGTATCTGCGCCTGCCGTTCGAAGCGGCATTCATTCTGTTTCTCGCGGTCGACCCGCTGTGCGACATGCTGCGCACGCTGATCCTCGTGATCGGCAATGCCGCGGCAGTCACGCTGATCTGCCCGCGTCCGTTGAAGATCTAG
- a CDS encoding substrate-binding periplasmic protein: MLAAALALGSLIALPAGAAGNAPAHHAPATAAAVDSAASAPAPSLTMTSTGLVQMPDGRLLAPEFARIVARGELIVAVLGVDQPPFFEEHDGKLTGLDITLAEDIAKKLGVKVRFNRDAKSFDDVVSLLAKGQADIAVSKLSRTLARAQVISFSTPYLSLKRALLLNRVKFAQLAHGRPVPEVIRTYDGSIGVVANSSYATYVESNFPKAQVHSYPTWEAVLAALNSGEVTAAYRDEFEVKRVLKVDPTASLRLRVVTLQDLEDTLAIGVNVSTPTLLAFVNQFLAERNTKYDVNTVLQATNH, encoded by the coding sequence ATGCTCGCGGCGGCGCTCGCGCTGGGTTCGTTGATCGCGCTGCCCGCCGGCGCGGCCGGTAATGCGCCCGCGCATCACGCGCCGGCCACGGCCGCCGCTGTCGACAGTGCCGCTTCGGCACCGGCGCCGTCGCTGACCATGACGTCGACCGGTCTGGTGCAGATGCCGGACGGACGTCTGCTCGCACCCGAGTTTGCGCGCATCGTCGCGCGTGGCGAGCTGATCGTCGCGGTGCTCGGCGTCGACCAGCCGCCGTTCTTCGAAGAGCACGACGGCAAGCTGACGGGCCTCGACATCACGCTCGCAGAAGACATCGCGAAGAAGCTCGGTGTGAAGGTGCGCTTTAACCGCGACGCGAAGAGCTTCGACGACGTGGTGAGCCTGCTCGCCAAAGGCCAGGCCGATATCGCGGTCAGCAAGCTGTCGCGCACGCTCGCGCGCGCGCAGGTGATCAGCTTCAGCACGCCGTATCTGAGCCTGAAGCGCGCGCTGCTGCTCAACCGCGTGAAGTTCGCGCAACTCGCGCATGGCCGGCCGGTGCCGGAAGTGATCCGCACTTATGACGGCTCGATCGGCGTGGTTGCCAATTCGTCGTATGCGACCTATGTCGAGAGCAATTTCCCGAAGGCGCAGGTGCACAGCTACCCGACCTGGGAAGCGGTGCTCGCCGCGCTGAACTCGGGTGAAGTGACGGCCGCGTATCGCGACGAATTCGAAGTGAAGCGCGTGCTGAAAGTCGACCCGACCGCATCGCTTCGGCTGCGTGTCGTCACGCTGCAGGATCTGGAAGACACGCTCGCAATCGGCGTGAACGTGTCGACGCCGACGCTGCTCGCGTTCGTCAACCAGTTCCTCGCGGAGCGCAATACGAAGTACGACGTGAATACGGTTCTGCAGGCGACCAATCATTAA